A stretch of the Cucurbita pepo subsp. pepo cultivar mu-cu-16 chromosome LG16, ASM280686v2, whole genome shotgun sequence genome encodes the following:
- the LOC111777704 gene encoding LOB domain-containing protein 36-like codes for MSSSNSPCAACKFLRRKCTQECVFAPYFPPDQPQKFANVHKVFGASNVAKLLNELNASQREDAVNSLAYEAEFRLRDPVYGCVGLISVLQHKLKQMQSDLYNAKKELASYVGPQAMIPILQPSTAIMTTNPQGPVTSPSSSVLLPYNMSPMFGIPSSGGGGSSQQMLIRESPHQQQQHHHQIQQQQQQLFEAQQLAAAVAAREQQEMFRAYEQKQTQQQQQQQQQQQQHSPSQRQHELLRFNGFDPAGVGAGSGAGAGGFNNQMNSPSDLTLGTFPDNSYQIQTQPEHSHSHSHHHHPLQVQLFPQPQQTQLDQSQQQQQQPHPHRXSDRSDDAFFLFLFFLSHKWCNIIW; via the coding sequence ATGTCATCGTCGAATTCACCATGTGCGGCGTGTAAATTTCTTCGGCGAAAATGCACACAAGAATGCGTGTTCGCGCCGTACTTCCCACCGGATCAGCCGCAGAAATTCGCTAATGTTCACAAGGTGTTTGGCGCAAGCAACGTGGCGAAACTTTTGAATGAGTTGAACGCGTCGCAGCGTGAGGACGCAGTGAACTCATTAGCCTATGAGGCAGAGTTTCGTCTGCGAGACCCAGTGTACGGATGTGTCGGCCTTATCTCTGTCCTACAACACAAGCTAAAGCAAATGCAAAGCGACCTGTACAATGCCAAAAAGGAACTGGCCAGTTATGTTGGCCCTCAAGCAATGATTCCAATTCTTCAGCCTTCCACTGCCATTATGACCACTAACCCTCAAGGACCCGTCACTAGCCCTTCCTCCTCCGTCCTACTTCCCTACAATATGTCCCCCATGTTTGGGATTCCCTCTTCTGGCGGCGGTGGCTCCTCTCAACAAATGCTCATTCGTGAGTCGCCccatcaacaacaacaacatcacCACCAGatacagcagcagcagcagcagttgTTTGAGGCTCAGCAATTGGCTGCGGCAGTAGCGGCCAGAGAGCAGCAAGAAATGTTCAGAGCGTACGAGCAGAAGCAAAcccagcagcagcagcagcagcagcagcaacagcaacagcattctccttcccaacgCCAACACGAGCTCTTGAGGTTCAATGGGTTTGACCCGGCTGGTGTTGGTGCCGGTTCCGGTGCCGGTGCTGGTGGGTTTAATAATCAGATGAATTCGCCTTCAGATTTGACATTGGGAACTTTTCCCGACAATAGCTACCAAATTCAAACGCAACCAGAACACTCCCATTCCCATTCCCACCATCATCATCCGCTTCAAGTACAGCTATTTCCTCAACCTCAGCAAACTCAGCTTGACCAATCacagcaacagcagcagcagccccATCCACACCGANTGTCTGATCGATCTGATGatgccttttttctttttcttttttttctttctcacaAATGGTGCAATATTATTTGGTAG